Genomic window (Streptomyces sp. TG1A-60):
GCCTCGCGCACGGGGACGCGGCTGACGCCGTACCGGCGTGCGAGCAGTTCCTCGGTGAGGCGGCTGCCGCGCTCGTAGACACCCGCGACGATGTCATCACGGATCGCCGTGCATACCGAATGCGCCGGAATACGCATACCGACCTCCGCCTTAAGCCCCGTGAAACGTCGATGATTGACGCGTGTTCCAGCGACTCTATTGCAGCGAGCCGGAATTTCCGATGGCAGGCCGGAATCCATGGATATTTTTTGGACATCGGGTACGCCACAACGAGGAAAGCCCCGGCTCGGCGAGCCGGGGCCTCCCGCGAAGCACTGTGAGCGCGTCAGACGTTCACGCCGTGCGAGCGCAGGTACGCGAGGGGATCGATGTCCGAGCCGTACTCGGCCGTCGTCCGCGCCTCGAAGTGCAGATGCGCGCCGGTGACGTTGCCGGTCGCCCCGGAAAGGCCTATCTGCTGGCCCGGGGTGACCGTCTGGCCGACGGAGACGGCGATGGACGACAGGTGGCCGTACTGGGTGTACGTGCCGTCGTTCATCCTGATGATGATGTTGTTGCCGTACGAGCCCCCCAGCCCGCCTCGACGACGGTGCCGGAGCCCACCGCCTGGACGGCGGTGCCGGCCGCGGCGTGGAAGTCGACGCCGGTGTGGCTACCGGAGGACCAGACGGCGCCGCCGGCCTTGTAGCCGGTGGAGACGTACGAGCCGCTGATCGGGGCGACGTAGGAGTTGAGGCGCTCACGCTCGGCGGCGCGGGCGGCACGCGCCTTGATCTCCTCGCGCTCCTCGGCGGCGGCACGTTCCTGTTCGGCCTTCTCGGCGGCGGCCTTCCTGGCCGCCTCCTGTGCCTTCTTCTTGACGGCGGCCACCTCGGCGGCCTGCTGCTGGGCGACGGCTTGGGCGTCGACCTGCTCGGCGACCGTGTCCCCGAGGGTGATGATCTGGTTCAGTCCGGTCTGCTCGGGAGCCGGCTCCGCGGCGAGCGCGGGAGCGGCGAGGGTTCCGATGACACCGGTGCCGGTGAGAGCGGCGACGCCCACGTTCCTCGTGGTCGCGCGCTTCACGCGGCCGGGTCGGCGGTGCTTCCCGGGGGCGCGGGTGAACGCCATGAAGTGGCTGGTCCTTTCCTTCCCTCTCGCCTACCGGGTTAGCTGACGGGTTCGGAGCAGGAAGGTCTCCTACGGAAACCCCTCGTGTCGCGGCGCTTCGCGAAGGGCGTCCGATTCACCCCAGGGACTGCGGTGGGTCCCCGGCTCCCCTGGCTCGCGCCATACGGGGACTCGGCGATGACTGTCCGGTGCCGCGGCTGCGGCGGACTGCTGACGAACAGCCGGACTGACGCTAAGCGGGCCGTCCTCGAAATAACAAACGAATCACGGGTTTTGTAGCGCACGCCACAGGGCAGACGTGCAACCTCTGCCATCAATATGGACAAACAGGGGCCCCGGTGACTCCTCAGTCACCGGGGCCCCTTCTGTACGCCGCCTTCCGTCCTGCCTCTACTCCGCCGGTACGACGGTGACTTCGCCGATACCGAGGGCCCTGACCGGCTCCTCGATCGCGGCGGCGTCGCCGACGAGGACGGTCACCAGACGGTCCACCGGGAAGGCGCTCACGGCGGCCACGGTGGCCTCCACCGTGCCGGTGGCGGCGAGTTGCCGGTAGAGCGTCGACTGGTAGTCGTCCGGCAGGTACTGCTCGACCTGGTCGGCCAGTGTGCTCGCCACGGCCGCGGCGGTCTCGAACTTGAGGGGGGCGACCCCGACGAGGTTCTGTACGGCGACGTCGCGCTCGGCGTCGGTCAGACCCTCGGCGGCGAGGGTGCGCAGCACCGTCCACAGGTCGTCGAGCGCCGGCCCGGTGTTCGGCGTGTCGACCGAGCCGCTGACGGCTAGCATCGCGGTGCCCGAGCCGTCGGGCGCCGAGCGCAGCACCTGGCCGAACGCGCGCACGCCGTAGGTGTAGCCCTTCTCCTCGCGCAGGACCCGGTCCAGACGGGAGGTGAGGGTGCCGCCGAGGCAGTAGGTGCCGAGCACCTGGGCCGGCCACACGCGGTCGTGCCGGTCGGCGCCCACTCGGCCGATGAGCAACTGGGTCTGGACGGAGCCGGGACGGTCCACGATGATCACCCGCCCGGTGTCGTCGGCGGTCACCGACGGCACCGGGCGCGGCTTGGCCGGGGAGCTGGTCCAGGCGCCCAGGGTGTCGCCGAGCACCGCGTCGAGGTCGACACCGGTGAGGTCGCCGACGACCACGGCGGTGGCCGTCGCGGGGCGCACGTGCCTCTCGTAGAAGGCGCGTACGGCCGCGGAGTCGATGCCCTCGACGGTCTCCTCGGTGCCCTGGCGGGGGCGCGACATGCGCGAGTCGGCCGGAAACAGCTGCTTGGACAGCTCCTTCGCCGCCCGGCGGCCCGGGTTGGCCGTCTCGTGCGGGATCTCGTCGAGCCGGTTTGCCACCAGCCGCTCGATCTCGCTGTCGGCGAACGCGGGTGCCCGCAGGGCGTCGGCGAGCAGGCCGAGCGCCTTCGCCAACCGGGACACGGGCACTTCCAGGGACAGGCGTACACCGGGGTGGTCCGCGTGCGAGTCCAGGGTGGCGCCGCAACGCTCCAGCTCGGCGGCGAACTCCTCGGCGGAGTGCTTGTCGGTGCCCTCGGAGAACGCCCTGGTCATGATGGTGGCGACGCCGTCGAGGCCGGCCGGCTCGGCGTCCAGAGGCGCGTCGAGGAGCACCTCGACGGCGACGACCTGCTGGCCGGGACGGTGGCAGCGCAGCACGGTCATGCCGTTGTCCAGGGTGCCGCGCTCGGGCGCCGGGAAGGCCCAGGGCCTGGCCTCGCCGGCCTGGGGCTGCGGGTGGAAGTCCATGGTCGCGAGATCGGTCACTTCTCCGACTCCTCGTTCTCGTCGGTGGTTTCGGCGGCCTGCGCCGCGGCGGCCTCCTCTTCCTCGTCGCCGGCGACGGGCTCGTAGACGAGCACCGCGCGGTTGTCGGGCCGCAGGCGCGCCTTGGCGACCTCCTGGACCTCTTCGGCCGTCACCTCCAACACGCGGTCGACGGCGGTGAGGGCGAGCTTCGGGTCGCCGAACAGGACCGCGAACCGGCACAGTTCGTCGGCGCGGCCCGCGACCGTGCCCAGCCGGTCCAGCCACTCGCGCTCCAACTGGGCCTGGGCACGCTCCATCTCCTCCGCCGTGGGGCCCTCCGCGGCGAACCGGGCGAGCTCCTCGTCGACGGCGGCCTCGATGACGGGTACCTCGACATCGCCCGAGGTCTTCACGTCCAGCCACGCCATGGAGGGCGCGCCGGCCAGCCGCAGCAGACCGAACCCTGCCGCCACGGCCGTACGGTCACGGCGTACGAGCCGGTTGTACAGGCGGGAGGACTCGCCGCCGCCGAGGATCGTGAGCGCCAGGTCGGCCGCGTCGCACCCGCGCGTGCCGTCCTCCGGCAGGCGGTAGGCGGCCATCAACGCGCGCGCGGGCACGTTCTCCTCGACGACCTCGCGCAGTTGCTCGCCCACGACGTCGGGCAGCGCGCCGCTCCGCGGTTCGGGTTTGCCGTCGTAGGAGGGGATGGAGCCGAAGTACTTCTCGACCCAGGCGAGCGTCTGGTCCGGGTCGATGTCGCCGACGATCGACAGGACGGCGTTGTTGGGCGCGTAGTACGTCCGGAAGAACTGGCGGGCGTCCTCCAGGCTCGCCGCCTCCAGGTCGTCCATCGAGCCGATCGGCGTGTGGCGGTAGGGGTGGCCCTCCGGGTAGGCCAGGCGGAAGATCCGCTCGAAGGCGGTGCCGTACGGCACGTTGTCGTAGCGCTGCCGACGCTCGTTCTTGACGACGTCCCGCTGGTTGTCCAGGTTCTTCTGGTCGAGCGCGACCAGCAGGCTGCCCATGCGGTCGGCCTCCAGCCAGAGCGCGAGCTCCAGCTGGTGGGTGGGCATGGTCTCGAAGTAGTTGGTGCGCTCCCAGCTGGTCGTGCCGTTCAGCGAACCGCCCGCGCCCTGGACCAGCTCGAAGTGCCCGTTGCCCTGTACCTGCCCGGAGCCCTGGAACATCAGGTGCTCGAAGAGGTGGGCGAGACCTGTGCGGCCCTCGACCTCGTGGCGCGAGCCGACGTCGTACCAGAGGCACACCGCGGCGACCGGGGTCAGGTGGTCCTCGGAGAGCACCACGCGCAGGCCGTTGTCCAGGCGGTGCTCCTTCACTGTCAGGCCTCCGGAGCCTGCCTCGGCTGTGGCCGTGTGACCCATGGGCATGTACGTCCCTTCGATCGCTGTGCTGTGGTCGCGGAATCCGTCGCCGAGTCCGTCGTGGAATCGTCGTGGGACCGCCGTTTTCCTGCCGGTCCTGCCACTGTATGCAAGCGCGCGGGCCCCCGGAGAAGTTCCCGCGTCGCGTACGCCGAGAGCGAGACCGGAGGTTGCGGGGCGCGAAGGGTTGGTTAAGGTCGGCGCACACGGTTGACGCGACGGCCCCGAAGGCCGGGGCGTGCGGTCGACGCCGGGTCGTGTCCGCGTTGTCAGTGCGGCAGTCCACAATGGTCCGCATCAGACCCTGTTCCCGTCTCGGCGCGAGCGCGCCGCGGACGTGAGCGCCCCGTAGGTGAGCGACCAGAAAAAGAGGAGCCGGCAGCGATGGCCCGCCGCAGCACGAAGACCCCGCCGCCCGACGACGCGTACGAGGAGCGGATCCTCGACATCGACGTCGTCGACGAGATGCAGGGCTCCTTCCTGGAGTACGCGTACTCGGTCATCTACTCCCGAGCCCTGCCGGACGCCCGGGACGGCCTGAAGCCGGTGCACCGCCGGATCGTCTACCAGATGAACGAGATGGGCCTGCGCCCCGACCGCGGCTATGTGAAGTGCGCCCGCGTCGTCGGCGAGGTCATGGGTAAGTTGCACCCGCACGGCGACTCCTCGATCTACGACGCCCTGGTGCGCCTCGCCCAGCCCTTCTCCATGCGGCTCCCCCTGGTCGACGGCCACGGCAACTTCGGCTCGCTGGGCAACGACGACCCGCCGGCCGCCATGCGGTACACCGAGTGCCGGATGGCCGACGCGACGAGCCTGATGACGGAGTCGATCGAGGAGAACACGGTCGACTTCGCGCCCAACTACGACGGCCAGGAGCAGGAGCCGGTGGCGCTGCCCGCCGCATTCCCGAACCTGCTGGTGAACGGCGCGTCGGGCATCGCCGTCGGCATGGCCACCAACATGCCGCCGCACAACCTGAGCGAGGTCATCACCGCCGCCCGCCACCTCATCAGGCACCCGAACGCCGACCTGGACACGCTGATGAAGCACGTGCCGGGCCCCGACCTGCCCACCGGCGGCCGGATCGTCGGTCTCTCCGGGGTCAGGGACGCGTACGAGACGGGCCGCGGCACCTTCAAGATCCGCGCCACGGTGGCCGTGGAGAACGTGACGGCCCGCCGCAAGGGCCTCGTCGTCACCGAACTGCCCTTCACCGTCGGCCCGGAGAAGGTGATCGCCAAGATCAAGGACCTGGTCGGCTCGAAGAAGCTGCAGGGCATCGCCGACGTCAAGGACCTCACCGACCGCCAGCACGGCCTGCGTCTCGTCATCGAGATCAAGAACGGCTTCGTGCCTGAGGCCGTTCTCGAGCAGCTCTACAAGCTGACGCCGATGGAGGAGTCCTTCGGCATCAACAACGTGGCCCTGGTCGACGGCCAGCCCCTCACTCTGGGCCTCAAGGAGCTCCTGGAGGTCTACCTCGACCACCGCTTCAACGTCGTCCGCCGCCGCTCGGAGTTCCGCCGGGGCAAGAAGCGTGACCGTCTGCACCTGGTCGAGGGCCTGCTCACGGCCCTGGTCGACATCGACGAGGTCATCCGCCTGATCCGCTCCAGCGAGAACTCCGCGCAGGCCAAGGAGCGCCTGATGGAGCGTTTCTCCCTGTCGGACATCCAGACGCAGTACATCCTCGACACCCCGCTGCGCCGCCTCACCAAGTTCGACCGCATCGAGCTGGAGTCCGAGAGGGACAGGCTCAACGCCGAGATCGCGGAGCTGACCCGCATCCTGGATTCGGACGCGGAGCTGCGCAAGCTCGTCTCCTCCGAACTGGCCTCGGTGGCGAAGAAGTTCGGCACCGAGCGCCGTACGGTGCTGCTGGAGTCCTCGGGCGCCTCGGTGGCGACGGTCCCGCTCCAGGTGGCGGACGACCCGTGCCGGGTGCTTCTGTCGTCGACGGGTCTGCTGGCCCGTACGGCGGGCGGCGAGTCCTTCGCGGGCGGGGACGGCAAGCGCGCCAAGCACGACGTCATCGTCTCCGCCGTCCCCGCGACGGCCCGGGGCGAGGTCGGCGTGGTGACCTCCACGGGCCGTCTGCTGCGCCTGAGCGTGGTCGATCTGCCGCAGCTGCCGGAGACGGCGGCGGCGCCCGGCCTCTCGGGCGGCGCCCCGCTCGCGGAGTTCCTCTCCCTCCAGGACGGCGAGACGGCCATCTGTCTGACGACGCTCGACGAGTCGTCGCCCGGCCTGGCCATCGGCACCGAGCAGGGCGTCGTCAAGCGCGTGGTCGCCGACTACCCCTCCAACAAGGAGGAGCTGGAGGTCATCACCCTCAAGGAGGGCGACCGGATCGTCGGCGCCGTCGAGCTGCGCACCGGCGAGGAGGATCTGGTCTTCATCACGGACGACGCGCAGCTGCTGCGCTACCAGGCCTCCCAGGTCCGCCCGCAGGGCCGTCCGGCCGGCGGTATGACCGGCATCAAGCTCACCGAGGGCGCCAAGGTCATCTCCTTCACGGCCGTCGACCCGGCCGCGGACGCCGTCGTCTTCACGGTGGCGGGCTCCCGGGGCACGCTCGACGACTCCGTCCAGACCACCGCCAAGCTCACCCCGTTCGACCAGTACCCCCGCAAGGGCCGCGCCACGGGCGGCGTCCGCTGCCAGCGGTTCCTCAGGGGCGAGGACTGCCTGTCCATCGCCTGGGCGGGCCCCGCCCCGGCCCGCGCCGCCCAGAAGAACGGCACCCCGGCCGACCTCCCCGAGATGGACCCGCGCCGCGACGGCTCGGGCGTGTCCCTGGGCAAGACGGTGTCGTCGGTGGCGGGGCCGGTGTGAGCGGGGGCCGGGCCCTTCGCGGGCGGGCGTAGCGAGCGGCCGTTGGCGGCGCGGTCAGAGACCGTCGTACGGGCCCTCGGGTACGTCGGGCTCCTCGGCCTCCGCCTCCTGTACGTAGCGCAGGACGCCCCACATGCTGTGTTCGTCGGCGTGTGGGGCGTCGTCCTTGCAGGCCTCCAGCTCCTTGCTCAGGGCCGTGCCGTCGATCCCCGATCCGATGAGCACGAGCTGACTGAGACGGCTCTCGTCACCGTTCTCGTCACCGCCCGTCCAGGGCTCGGGATAGAACCGCAAGAAACGCCCGACGGCATGCACGGCGTAACGGTTCCGGAGGTCGTACGGCCCGAAGTCGACGTACCCCTTGATGCGGTAGAGCCCATCGGGCCTGCTGTCGAGGAAGTCCATGAGCCGGCGGGGATGCAACGGAACGCCGGAGACGAAGGCGACGCTGTCGTAGCCGGAGTGCAGATGCCCGACGTGGTCGTCCCCGTCCTCGCCATGGGTGTGCCGATGCAGGTCGTCGAAGGAGAGCTGGCCGATGCGCTCCTCTGAGGGCCGGCAGTCGAAGAGGAACTCGGGATCGACCCGCCCGTAGGTGGCGGGCACCACGGCCGCACGGTCACTGAGCGAGCGGACGAGCGACAGGACGCGCTCCCCGTCCTCGGCCCGGTCGAGCTTGTTGACGACGACGAGGTCGGCGATGGCGAGATGCCGGTCCGTCTCGGGATGGCGCTGCCGGGTCTCGAGGAACTCGGCCGCGTCGACGACTTCGACGAGCCCGCCGTACACCACCCGGGGATTCTCACTGGCGAGCACCATCCGCACGAGTTCCCGCGGTTCCGCGAGACCACTGGCCTCAATGACGATGACATCGATCCCGGCGGCGGGCTCGGCAAGCCGCCCCAGACAGACATCCAGCTCACTGACGTCGACGGCACAGCACAGACACCCGTTGCCCAACGACACGGTGGAGTCCCCGAGTGCCCCGGCCACCGCCATCACGTCGATCTCGATGGCTCCGAAGTCATTGACGACAGCACCGATACGGCTGCCACCGCTGCGGTGGAGGAGGTGATTGAGCAGGGTGGTCTTACCCGAACCGAGAAACCCGGCGAGGACGACGACCGGGATCTGCCGCGCCCCCTGCGGACTCGGACTCGGACTCTGAATCGACGACTGGCTCAACACGCGTCCTCTCTCCCACCGTTGCGTGCGCCGGCTCGCGACCGGCCACCGCACGAGGACGGCTCATGGACCGGCTCTCGCCGGAACGCCGCAGCTCTCGTGCGTCCCTTGCATGCCGCCCCAGGATACGAGTGGTCCCGAACGCCCCGGGGAGTGAACGATTGTCAGCGGCGCCCGCGGGGCACACGTTGGGCATGGCGCCGATTCGCGCGACCCGCACATCCCTCTGTGCGCCTCCTCTCCGCCTCCCAGCCGACCAGTGCCGCTCGGACACACTGGAGGCGGCAAGCGCCGCCCACCGCTCGCCGGTCCCCACCTGTCGCCCCACTTCCGACGACCGGCGGACGGCTGCCTGAACCGGGGGTTGACATGATCACACAGAACATTGGGACAGGGAGGTGGGGCTCCGCCGCCCGGCAGAGGCTTGCGTCGACCGCGCACGCCCTGGCGAAGCGAAGCTCCCGACAGCGCAAGCGCGCCGCACTCGCCGAGCAACACCGACTGCACTTCGACCTGCTGTGCAGGGCCATGGCCGACCCCGCGCTGGCCGCCGTGCTCGATACCTATGAGAGCGACACCCCACCGGAGCGACAGCGTCAGTACCTCTTCGCCAACGCTCTCTACGTCAACGCCCTGTACTTTCACCGCATCGGGGCGCTCAGTCTGCCGGAGCTGTACGGACACCTGCGGGTGATGTCCCGCAACACGATCTTCCGGGACTACTGGGCCGCCACCCGTCATCACCGGGAGAGCCTGCCGGACACATCCGACGAAGCGGCGCTCGGCGAGATGATGAACCGTCTGGTGGAGGAAATGAACAAACTGGTCGAGGAGCACGACGACGGTGACGAATGGTGGGTCATAGGGCAACCGCCGGACGAGTGATTCACACTCAAGTCCCTTGGTTCGGCGAGACGTTCGGACGGCAAGACCGATACTCTGCCCGCATCCTGCCCAGGAGGAACATCCTGCTCAGGTCATTGCATGTGCGGCGTAGGGCTGCAGATCCCCACCCGAGGCAGCAGCCCTTTCATGAGCATCCGTGGGCCCGCTCATTGAATCGATCGGACGCAAGATGGGCCATCAGCCCGCGCAGCGCTCCGCTCACGTGTGGGCCCATCCCTCTCGATTGCCCTAGGAACCGGACTTGAAGATCGTGCGTCGAGTCGGCGCCTCGCCCAAGGAGCGCGGCAGCGCCACGGGCCAGACCTGCCCCGACATCTTCGAACTCAGTGACGGAAACTTCGCCGTCATCGGCACGGAAGCCACCACCTCTCTCGACAGCGAACTGCCGCCCGACGCAGCGCGCGCCGACTACGAACGCATCGTCGTCATCAGCCGCGAAACCCTCATCCGCGCCAAGGCGGACATCCCCGACGTCTGACGCCGCC
Coding sequences:
- a CDS encoding pitrilysin family protein yields the protein MPMGHTATAEAGSGGLTVKEHRLDNGLRVVLSEDHLTPVAAVCLWYDVGSRHEVEGRTGLAHLFEHLMFQGSGQVQGNGHFELVQGAGGSLNGTTSWERTNYFETMPTHQLELALWLEADRMGSLLVALDQKNLDNQRDVVKNERRQRYDNVPYGTAFERIFRLAYPEGHPYRHTPIGSMDDLEAASLEDARQFFRTYYAPNNAVLSIVGDIDPDQTLAWVEKYFGSIPSYDGKPEPRSGALPDVVGEQLREVVEENVPARALMAAYRLPEDGTRGCDAADLALTILGGGESSRLYNRLVRRDRTAVAAGFGLLRLAGAPSMAWLDVKTSGDVEVPVIEAAVDEELARFAAEGPTAEEMERAQAQLEREWLDRLGTVAGRADELCRFAVLFGDPKLALTAVDRVLEVTAEEVQEVAKARLRPDNRAVLVYEPVAGDEEEEAAAAQAAETTDENEESEK
- a CDS encoding DUF6082 family protein codes for the protein MITQNIGTGRWGSAARQRLASTAHALAKRSSRQRKRAALAEQHRLHFDLLCRAMADPALAAVLDTYESDTPPERQRQYLFANALYVNALYFHRIGALSLPELYGHLRVMSRNTIFRDYWAATRHHRESLPDTSDEAALGEMMNRLVEEMNKLVEEHDDGDEWWVIGQPPDE
- a CDS encoding GTP-binding protein, whose translation is MQSPSPSPQGARQIPVVVLAGFLGSGKTTLLNHLLHRSGGSRIGAVVNDFGAIEIDVMAVAGALGDSTVSLGNGCLCCAVDVSELDVCLGRLAEPAAGIDVIVIEASGLAEPRELVRMVLASENPRVVYGGLVEVVDAAEFLETRQRHPETDRHLAIADLVVVNKLDRAEDGERVLSLVRSLSDRAAVVPATYGRVDPEFLFDCRPSEERIGQLSFDDLHRHTHGEDGDDHVGHLHSGYDSVAFVSGVPLHPRRLMDFLDSRPDGLYRIKGYVDFGPYDLRNRYAVHAVGRFLRFYPEPWTGGDENGDESRLSQLVLIGSGIDGTALSKELEACKDDAPHADEHSMWGVLRYVQEAEAEEPDVPEGPYDGL
- a CDS encoding DNA topoisomerase IV subunit A codes for the protein MARRSTKTPPPDDAYEERILDIDVVDEMQGSFLEYAYSVIYSRALPDARDGLKPVHRRIVYQMNEMGLRPDRGYVKCARVVGEVMGKLHPHGDSSIYDALVRLAQPFSMRLPLVDGHGNFGSLGNDDPPAAMRYTECRMADATSLMTESIEENTVDFAPNYDGQEQEPVALPAAFPNLLVNGASGIAVGMATNMPPHNLSEVITAARHLIRHPNADLDTLMKHVPGPDLPTGGRIVGLSGVRDAYETGRGTFKIRATVAVENVTARRKGLVVTELPFTVGPEKVIAKIKDLVGSKKLQGIADVKDLTDRQHGLRLVIEIKNGFVPEAVLEQLYKLTPMEESFGINNVALVDGQPLTLGLKELLEVYLDHRFNVVRRRSEFRRGKKRDRLHLVEGLLTALVDIDEVIRLIRSSENSAQAKERLMERFSLSDIQTQYILDTPLRRLTKFDRIELESERDRLNAEIAELTRILDSDAELRKLVSSELASVAKKFGTERRTVLLESSGASVATVPLQVADDPCRVLLSSTGLLARTAGGESFAGGDGKRAKHDVIVSAVPATARGEVGVVTSTGRLLRLSVVDLPQLPETAAAPGLSGGAPLAEFLSLQDGETAICLTTLDESSPGLAIGTEQGVVKRVVADYPSNKEELEVITLKEGDRIVGAVELRTGEEDLVFITDDAQLLRYQASQVRPQGRPAGGMTGIKLTEGAKVISFTAVDPAADAVVFTVAGSRGTLDDSVQTTAKLTPFDQYPRKGRATGGVRCQRFLRGEDCLSIAWAGPAPARAAQKNGTPADLPEMDPRRDGSGVSLGKTVSSVAGPV
- a CDS encoding pitrilysin family protein, yielding MTDLATMDFHPQPQAGEARPWAFPAPERGTLDNGMTVLRCHRPGQQVVAVEVLLDAPLDAEPAGLDGVATIMTRAFSEGTDKHSAEEFAAELERCGATLDSHADHPGVRLSLEVPVSRLAKALGLLADALRAPAFADSEIERLVANRLDEIPHETANPGRRAAKELSKQLFPADSRMSRPRQGTEETVEGIDSAAVRAFYERHVRPATATAVVVGDLTGVDLDAVLGDTLGAWTSSPAKPRPVPSVTADDTGRVIIVDRPGSVQTQLLIGRVGADRHDRVWPAQVLGTYCLGGTLTSRLDRVLREEKGYTYGVRAFGQVLRSAPDGSGTAMLAVSGSVDTPNTGPALDDLWTVLRTLAAEGLTDAERDVAVQNLVGVAPLKFETAAAVASTLADQVEQYLPDDYQSTLYRQLAATGTVEATVAAVSAFPVDRLVTVLVGDAAAIEEPVRALGIGEVTVVPAE